One region of Eubalaena glacialis isolate mEubGla1 chromosome 6, mEubGla1.1.hap2.+ XY, whole genome shotgun sequence genomic DNA includes:
- the SUMO3 gene encoding small ubiquitin-related modifier 3, producing the protein MSEEKPKEGVKTENDHINLKVAGQDGSVVQFKIKRHTPLSKLMKAYCERQGLSMRQIRFRFDGQPINETDTPAQLEMEDEDTIDVFQQQTGGSRAASCLWGAASRATVPSCHCARVRY; encoded by the exons GAGGGAGTGAAGACGGAGAATGACCACATCAACCTGAAGGTGGCCGGGCAGGACGGCTCCGTCGTCCAGTTCAAGATCAAGAGACACACGCCGCTCAGCAAGCTGATGAAGGCCTACTGCGAGCGCCAG ggCTTGTCAATGAGACAGATTCGATTCAGGTTTGATGGACAACCAATTAATGAAACAGACACCCCAGCACAG CTGGAGATGGAGGACGAAGACACCATCGACGTGTTCCAGCAGCAGACGGGGGGGTCCAGGGCGGCCAGCTGCCTCTGGGGTGCAGCCTCTAGAGCCACCGTCCCCTCGTGTCACTGCGCTCGTGTTCGCTATTGA